In a single window of the Desulfovibrio mangrovi genome:
- a CDS encoding 4Fe-4S binding protein — translation MLGLILLGAHSLRAGTMWDLFAVLVVAGLCLTRQSWGRLIAALVLLGGCFVWVRTGMGFVQMRMMLGQDWMRLACIMGGVTVFSFAGALVLLSGRADRRFHARKSTALPQAFSFALTAVLLWVCREKAARINLLLADRFIPDSGVLEIALVAVYGAVVCGLLLDRKKARKVRPFIWAMFSAVFFGQLALGLAGVERLLMTGDLHLPVPALIVAGPLFRGGGFFMLILFAVSVLLVGPAWCSHLCYIGAWDDRLSRMQHGAPKPLPRWATYFRWGLAAVVLGAALAMRLAGVSVLVAVWLAALLGLAGVTVMVVVSSRTGTMAHCSAYCPLGLVGNVLGRISLWRLRITDRCTRCGACQRVCRYNALPDDALELGRPSLSCSLCRDCTTVCTHGAMELRFPGLSSATSERLFVTIAATLHAVFVAVARM, via the coding sequence ATGCTGGGGCTGATTTTGCTTGGGGCTCATTCCCTGCGGGCCGGAACAATGTGGGATCTGTTTGCCGTGCTTGTGGTGGCAGGCCTCTGCCTGACAAGGCAGTCATGGGGGCGGCTCATAGCTGCGCTTGTTCTTCTGGGGGGATGCTTTGTCTGGGTGAGGACCGGCATGGGGTTTGTGCAGATGCGCATGATGCTGGGACAGGACTGGATGCGCCTTGCCTGCATCATGGGCGGGGTGACGGTGTTTTCCTTCGCCGGAGCGCTGGTTCTGCTCTCCGGCCGTGCAGACAGACGGTTTCATGCGCGAAAGAGTACAGCGCTGCCGCAGGCCTTCAGCTTTGCGCTGACGGCCGTGCTCCTATGGGTTTGCAGGGAGAAGGCGGCCCGTATCAATCTGCTTCTGGCGGATCGTTTCATTCCGGATAGCGGGGTGCTGGAAATAGCGCTTGTCGCGGTTTACGGGGCTGTTGTCTGCGGTCTTTTGCTGGACCGCAAGAAGGCCCGTAAGGTACGTCCATTTATCTGGGCCATGTTTTCGGCCGTGTTTTTCGGGCAATTGGCGCTGGGGCTGGCAGGCGTGGAACGTCTGCTCATGACCGGTGATCTGCATCTCCCCGTACCGGCTCTGATCGTTGCCGGTCCGCTTTTTCGCGGCGGCGGGTTCTTCATGCTCATTCTCTTTGCCGTTTCTGTATTGTTGGTCGGTCCGGCGTGGTGCAGCCATCTCTGTTACATCGGAGCATGGGATGACAGGCTGAGTCGTATGCAGCATGGCGCCCCCAAGCCGTTGCCCCGGTGGGCCACGTATTTTCGATGGGGGCTTGCCGCGGTCGTTCTCGGGGCCGCTTTGGCTATGAGGCTGGCCGGTGTGTCGGTTCTGGTTGCGGTGTGGCTTGCAGCACTGCTTGGATTGGCCGGCGTGACAGTCATGGTTGTTGTCAGCTCCCGTACAGGAACCATGGCGCATTGTTCCGCATACTGCCCCCTGGGGCTTGTAGGGAACGTGCTTGGCCGCATTTCCCTTTGGCGCTTACGGATTACAGATCGCTGTACGCGATGCGGTGCCTGTCAGCGTGTCTGCCGTTACAATGCGTTGCCGGATGATGCACTTGAACTGGGCAGGCCGTCCCTGAGCTGTTCTCTGTGTCGGGATTGTACGACGGTTTGCACCCATGGTGCCATGGAACTGCGATTTCCCGGCCTTTCGTCTGCCACATCCGAGCGGCTGTTTGTTACGATTGCGGCAACGCTGCATGCTGTATTTGTTGCCGTGGCCCGAATGTAG
- a CDS encoding 3'-5' exonuclease → MRNIPERYKRKITKDEINELPLHRYEGQVELVRTEEELAAAVQRMRQEDLLGFDTETRPTFRKGKINLPSLVQFACSDIVYLIQLNWLPLTDSIKDLLADASIVKTGVAVRDDIKDLQKLSYFDDAGVLDLGEVARSIGLETHGLRNLAANLLGVRISKGAQCSNWASRELTTQQIQYAATDAWISREIHLCMVSLGFLGNE, encoded by the coding sequence ATGAGAAACATTCCAGAGCGATACAAACGAAAGATTACCAAGGATGAGATAAACGAGTTGCCCCTTCACAGATATGAGGGGCAGGTGGAACTGGTACGGACGGAAGAAGAACTTGCTGCAGCAGTGCAGCGTATGCGGCAGGAAGACCTGCTGGGCTTTGATACCGAAACGCGCCCCACTTTTCGGAAGGGCAAAATAAACCTGCCTTCGCTGGTGCAGTTTGCCTGTAGCGATATTGTCTATCTCATTCAGCTGAATTGGCTCCCCTTGACTGATTCAATCAAAGACCTGCTTGCCGATGCTTCGATAGTGAAAACGGGCGTGGCTGTGCGGGACGACATTAAGGACCTTCAAAAACTGTCCTATTTTGATGATGCCGGGGTGTTGGATTTGGGAGAGGTCGCCCGTTCCATCGGATTGGAAACACACGGGCTTCGCAATCTTGCAGCAAACCTTTTAGGGGTCCGGATTTCAAAAGGAGCACAATGCTCCAACTGGGCCAGCCGGGAACTGACCACGCAGCAGATACAATACGCTGCAACGGATGCGTGGATCAGCAGGGAGATTCATCTTTGCATGGTGTCTCTGGGATTTCTCGGCAACGAGTAG
- a CDS encoding response regulator: MTKEKILVVEDDEDILQLLTFTFESAGFDVRTASTGRDGVTKAVSFRPDLVLLDLMLPGMSGLDVCKELRRNPDLASVPVIMLTARGEEVDRIVGLELGADDYIVKPFSPRELVLRINAVLRRTRGPEEPVVRTHLGIDGLSIDMDAHRVEIDGEEAQLTATEFKLLTELLKNKGRVRTRDQLLNTVWGYEFEGYARTVDTHVRRLRQKIGSYADYIETIRGVGYRFKD, translated from the coding sequence ATGACCAAGGAAAAGATTCTCGTTGTCGAGGATGATGAAGATATTCTTCAGCTCCTGACGTTCACCTTCGAATCAGCCGGATTCGATGTGCGCACAGCCTCAACCGGACGCGATGGCGTGACCAAGGCCGTGAGCTTTCGTCCTGATCTTGTCCTGCTGGATCTTATGCTACCCGGCATGAGTGGTCTGGATGTCTGCAAGGAGCTGCGCAGGAATCCCGATCTGGCCTCGGTTCCGGTCATCATGCTTACCGCCCGTGGCGAAGAGGTGGACAGGATCGTCGGTCTCGAGCTTGGAGCTGACGACTACATCGTCAAGCCTTTCAGCCCCCGCGAGCTTGTCTTGCGTATCAATGCGGTGCTCAGAAGAACCAGGGGGCCGGAAGAGCCGGTGGTCCGTACGCATCTTGGGATAGACGGACTATCCATAGATATGGATGCCCACCGTGTCGAGATTGACGGCGAGGAAGCGCAACTCACCGCAACCGAATTCAAGCTGCTCACCGAGCTTCTGAAGAACAAGGGGCGGGTGCGTACCCGTGACCAGCTGCTGAATACGGTATGGGGGTACGAGTTCGAAGGGTATGCGCGTACGGTTGATACCCATGTGCGCAGACTGCGCCAGAAAATCGGATCGTATGCAGATTACATAGAAACCATTCGAGGAGTCGGCTACCGTTTCAAGGACTAG
- the pstB gene encoding phosphate ABC transporter ATP-binding protein PstB produces MKMYSKDLNFYYGDFQALHGVNLEFEKNQVTALIGPSGCGKSTYLRCLNRMNDLIPISRVEGEIMLEGMNIYDPKVDVVELRRRVGMVFQKPNPFPKTIFENVAYGLRVNGVKDKTYLADKVEESLRHAALWEEVKDRLNSSALGLSGGQQQRLCIARALAVEPEVLLMDEPASALDPIATQKIEELIHTLKKNYTIIIVTHSMQQAARVSDVTAFFYMGRLIEVGDTEKMFTRPGNKQTEDYITGRFG; encoded by the coding sequence ATGAAAATGTATTCCAAAGACCTGAACTTCTACTACGGTGATTTTCAGGCGCTTCATGGCGTTAATCTGGAATTCGAGAAGAACCAGGTTACCGCCCTTATCGGGCCTTCCGGTTGTGGTAAATCCACCTACCTGCGCTGTCTTAACCGCATGAACGACCTTATTCCCATTTCGCGGGTGGAAGGCGAGATCATGCTGGAAGGCATGAATATTTACGATCCCAAGGTGGATGTAGTAGAGTTGCGCCGTCGTGTGGGCATGGTGTTCCAGAAGCCCAACCCCTTTCCGAAGACCATTTTCGAGAACGTGGCCTACGGCCTTCGCGTAAACGGCGTAAAGGACAAAACGTATCTTGCCGATAAAGTGGAAGAAAGCTTGCGGCACGCCGCGTTGTGGGAAGAAGTGAAGGACCGCCTGAATTCATCGGCGCTGGGGCTTTCCGGTGGGCAGCAGCAGCGTTTGTGCATTGCCCGCGCTCTTGCCGTTGAGCCGGAGGTGCTGCTTATGGACGAGCCTGCTTCGGCGCTTGACCCCATCGCCACTCAGAAGATTGAAGAACTGATTCATACGCTGAAGAAGAATTACACGATCATCATCGTGACACACAGTATGCAGCAGGCTGCGCGCGTTTCCGACGTGACGGCATTCTTCTACATGGGACGCCTCATTGAAGTGGGCGATACCGAGAAGATGTTCACGAGACCCGGTAACAAGCAGACGGAAGACTATATTACGGGCCGGTTCGGCTAG
- the phoU gene encoding phosphate signaling complex protein PhoU gives METHFHGQLEKMRIKALEMAAHAQIAIEDACKALLTRDGDLAQKVIDGDLLINQLECEIDDMSLRLLALDQPMAVDLRSIVGIMRVSVNLERVGDEAVNIAEKAMFLSSRPPLPFHDQLKALSDTALEMFRAAITAFREGNPDLGRDICRWDSHCNAQDVQVIKDLVNYMGTEAPAVERAVNTVLTSRSLERVGDLSTNIAEAVVFIVEGVSIKHRICR, from the coding sequence ATGGAAACGCATTTTCATGGCCAGCTTGAAAAGATGCGCATCAAAGCGCTCGAAATGGCGGCCCATGCACAGATAGCCATTGAAGACGCCTGCAAGGCGCTGTTGACCCGTGACGGCGATCTGGCGCAGAAAGTCATTGATGGCGACCTGCTCATCAACCAGCTTGAGTGTGAAATTGACGACATGAGCCTTCGTCTGCTTGCGCTTGATCAGCCCATGGCGGTTGACCTGCGTTCCATTGTCGGCATCATGCGGGTTTCCGTTAACCTTGAGCGTGTTGGCGACGAAGCCGTGAACATTGCCGAGAAGGCCATGTTCTTGTCTTCCCGGCCGCCCCTGCCGTTTCACGATCAGCTCAAGGCTCTGAGCGACACGGCGCTTGAAATGTTCCGTGCGGCCATCACCGCCTTTCGTGAAGGCAATCCGGACCTCGGCCGGGACATCTGCCGCTGGGACAGCCACTGTAATGCTCAGGATGTGCAGGTCATCAAGGATCTGGTGAACTACATGGGGACGGAGGCTCCCGCTGTGGAGCGTGCCGTGAACACTGTTCTCACCTCCCGTAGCCTTGAGCGCGTGGGCGATCTTTCCACGAACATTGCGGAGGCCGTGGTATTCATTGTGGAAGGCGTGAGCATAAAACACCGCATTTGCCGCTAG
- a CDS encoding substrate-binding periplasmic protein has protein sequence MKKWLYLFIAVFVAAGCVCRTASPVLAMQVCISGRVPYEYVTESGYAGVSMEIFAEIHQRMGEEELCLSQVPWNRGLRSVEEGLCEVLLSGVWDEEREKRWSFPKQPIGSIAWQFFAREPGVALKGSWGGVRGFSYPSALYLQVEGLRRDVDAPTQESLVEKLINGRTDLVAIELGSAQILAKELGVTLYPVGKRIYVPLFAFFNKNVPQSVIDHFDEVTSRLWDEGFIARVYEKYGLIRPHLASRDILIMDEEYPPVTP, from the coding sequence GTGAAGAAATGGTTGTATCTCTTTATTGCTGTATTCGTGGCAGCAGGATGTGTCTGCAGGACGGCATCTCCAGTATTGGCGATGCAGGTCTGTATTTCAGGGCGTGTGCCCTACGAGTATGTCACGGAATCAGGATATGCCGGTGTAAGCATGGAGATATTTGCAGAGATTCATCAGAGGATGGGGGAAGAAGAGCTTTGCCTTTCCCAGGTTCCGTGGAACAGGGGGCTTCGGTCAGTGGAAGAGGGACTCTGCGAGGTCTTGCTTTCCGGTGTATGGGATGAGGAGCGGGAAAAACGATGGAGCTTTCCGAAACAGCCCATTGGTAGCATAGCGTGGCAGTTCTTTGCCAGAGAGCCAGGGGTTGCGTTAAAAGGTTCGTGGGGAGGTGTGCGCGGTTTCTCTTACCCTTCTGCGTTATACTTGCAGGTGGAAGGTTTACGGCGTGATGTGGATGCCCCGACACAGGAGAGTTTGGTAGAGAAGCTGATCAACGGACGGACTGATCTTGTTGCCATTGAATTGGGGAGTGCACAGATCCTTGCAAAGGAGTTGGGAGTTACACTATACCCCGTCGGCAAGCGGATTTATGTGCCGCTGTTTGCTTTTTTCAATAAGAATGTGCCCCAGAGCGTGATTGATCATTTTGACGAAGTGACCAGCAGGTTGTGGGATGAAGGTTTTATTGCGCGGGTGTATGAGAAATACGGGTTGATCCGGCCCCATTTGGCATCTCGTGATATATTGATAATGGATGAGGAGTATCCTCCTGTTACTCCATAG
- the alaS gene encoding alanine--tRNA ligase has translation MITANEIRTRFLNYFKSKGHEVVASSALIPNDDPTLLFTNAGMVQFKKTFLGQEKRGYVRATTSQKCLRVGGKHNDLENVGRTARHHTFFEMLGNFSFGDYFKKDAIRFAWEFITEDLKLPKENLYITIYNDDDEAHALWQSEAGVPAERIFRLGEKDNFWSMGDTGPCGPCTEIHVDQGEHMTCGPNCGIGSCDCDRFLEIWNLVFMQFDQAADGTRTPLPNPSIDTGMGLERIAAVCQGVNSNYDTDLFQAIIGYTAELAGVQYRKQNDDVDTALRVIADHSRAIAFMIADGILPSNEGRGYVLRRLIRRAYRFGRMIGLTGTYLYKTALKIVDIMGEHYPELRENADFMARVVTEEEERFNKTLDKGLAMLEDELAALKAAGKSEVQGETAFKLYDTFGFPLDIVNDVAEKRGFTVDEDGFKACMQEQKQRAKAAWKAGGKETLAARFQSLLEEGLRSEFIGYDFLKGEARIAVLMNAEAEAVDTLPKGTKGYIVTNRTPFYGESGGQMGDLGVIIGETGKANVLNTLKPNAELTVHEVEIAEGEIFENQAVSMEVAEGDRIASARNHTCTHLLHASLRRILGDHVKQSGSLVGPDRLRFDFTHISALTPEELVAIENDVNRAIMADVPLATAEMSYNDAVAKGAMALFGEKYAADVRVVSVENESVELCGGTHLRATGQAGSFFIVSEGGVAAGIRRIEAVTGWNALKLVMDQRAELQEVAGLVKGKPGQVAPRVQALQQELRTQRKEMERMAAKAASGQGGDLMDNVAEVNGVKVLAAKVDAPNVNALRTLMDDVRSKIGSGIACLASVEEDNKVTLLVAVTKDLTDRFKAGAIVGAIAAEVGGKGGGRPDMAQAGGNNPAGIDAAFAKLKELLNA, from the coding sequence GTGATTACCGCAAACGAAATTCGCACCAGATTCCTCAACTATTTCAAGTCGAAGGGACACGAAGTCGTCGCCTCTTCCGCACTCATCCCCAACGACGACCCCACCCTGCTCTTTACCAACGCGGGCATGGTGCAGTTCAAGAAGACCTTCCTCGGCCAGGAAAAGCGCGGCTATGTTCGCGCCACCACGTCCCAGAAGTGTCTGCGCGTAGGCGGCAAGCACAACGACCTTGAAAACGTGGGCCGTACCGCACGCCACCACACCTTCTTCGAAATGCTGGGCAACTTCAGCTTCGGCGACTATTTCAAGAAGGACGCCATCCGCTTCGCATGGGAATTCATCACCGAAGACCTGAAGCTGCCCAAGGAAAATCTCTACATCACCATCTACAATGATGACGATGAAGCGCACGCCCTGTGGCAGTCCGAAGCCGGAGTGCCCGCAGAGCGCATCTTCCGTCTCGGCGAGAAGGACAACTTCTGGTCCATGGGCGATACCGGCCCCTGCGGTCCCTGCACCGAAATCCACGTGGATCAGGGCGAGCACATGACCTGCGGTCCCAACTGCGGCATCGGCTCCTGCGACTGCGACCGCTTCCTCGAAATCTGGAACCTCGTGTTCATGCAGTTCGATCAGGCCGCAGACGGCACCCGCACCCCCCTGCCCAACCCCTCCATCGACACGGGTATGGGTCTTGAGCGCATTGCCGCCGTATGTCAGGGCGTGAACTCCAACTATGATACCGACCTGTTCCAGGCCATCATCGGCTACACCGCCGAACTGGCCGGTGTGCAGTACCGCAAGCAGAATGACGACGTGGATACCGCCCTGCGCGTTATCGCCGACCACAGCCGTGCCATCGCCTTCATGATCGCAGACGGCATTCTGCCCTCCAACGAAGGCCGCGGCTACGTGCTGCGCCGCCTCATCCGCCGCGCCTACCGCTTCGGCCGCATGATCGGCCTTACCGGCACCTATCTTTACAAGACCGCCCTCAAGATCGTGGACATCATGGGCGAGCACTATCCCGAACTGCGCGAAAACGCCGACTTCATGGCCCGCGTGGTGACGGAAGAAGAAGAACGCTTCAACAAGACCCTCGACAAGGGCCTTGCCATGCTGGAAGACGAACTGGCCGCCCTCAAGGCTGCCGGCAAGTCCGAAGTGCAGGGCGAAACCGCCTTCAAGCTGTATGACACCTTTGGCTTCCCCCTCGACATCGTGAACGACGTTGCTGAAAAGCGCGGCTTTACCGTGGACGAAGATGGCTTCAAGGCCTGCATGCAGGAACAGAAGCAGCGCGCCAAGGCCGCATGGAAGGCCGGTGGCAAGGAAACCCTCGCCGCCCGCTTCCAGTCTCTGCTTGAAGAAGGTCTGCGCAGCGAATTCATCGGTTACGACTTCCTCAAGGGCGAGGCTCGCATTGCCGTGCTCATGAATGCAGAAGCCGAAGCCGTGGATACGCTGCCCAAGGGCACCAAGGGTTACATCGTCACCAACCGCACGCCTTTCTACGGCGAATCCGGCGGTCAGATGGGCGACCTTGGCGTCATCATCGGCGAAACCGGCAAGGCCAACGTGCTCAACACGCTCAAGCCCAATGCCGAGCTCACCGTGCATGAAGTTGAAATTGCAGAAGGTGAAATCTTCGAAAACCAGGCTGTCAGCATGGAAGTGGCTGAAGGCGACCGCATCGCCTCCGCCCGCAACCATACCTGCACACACCTGCTCCACGCCTCCCTGCGCCGCATTCTGGGCGATCACGTCAAGCAGTCCGGCTCCCTCGTGGGTCCCGACCGCCTGCGTTTCGACTTTACCCACATTTCCGCGCTGACGCCCGAAGAGTTGGTTGCCATCGAAAATGACGTGAACCGCGCCATCATGGCCGACGTCCCGCTCGCCACCGCAGAGATGTCTTACAACGATGCTGTCGCCAAGGGTGCCATGGCTCTCTTCGGCGAGAAGTATGCCGCAGACGTCCGCGTCGTATCCGTGGAAAACGAATCCGTGGAACTGTGTGGCGGTACGCACCTGCGCGCCACCGGTCAGGCAGGTTCCTTCTTCATCGTCTCCGAAGGCGGCGTTGCCGCAGGTATCCGTCGTATCGAAGCCGTCACCGGCTGGAACGCTCTCAAGCTGGTCATGGATCAGCGCGCGGAACTGCAGGAAGTGGCAGGCCTCGTCAAGGGCAAGCCCGGTCAGGTTGCTCCCCGTGTGCAGGCGCTGCAGCAGGAGCTGCGCACCCAGCGCAAGGAGATGGAACGCATGGCTGCCAAGGCGGCTTCCGGTCAGGGCGGCGACCTGATGGACAACGTAGCAGAAGTGAACGGCGTGAAGGTGCTGGCTGCCAAGGTGGACGCCCCCAACGTGAACGCCCTGCGCACGCTGATGGACGATGTCCGTTCCAAGATCGGTTCCGGCATTGCCTGCCTTGCCTCCGTTGAGGAAGACAACAAGGTGACCCTGCTCGTGGCCGTGACCAAGGACCTGACCGACCGCTTCAAGGCTGGTGCCATCGTCGGCGCCATTGCAGCCGAAGTGGGCGGCAAGGGCGGCGGACGCCCCGATATGGCCCAGGCTGGCGGCAATAACCCTGCCGGCATTGATGCCGCCTTCGCCAAACTGAAGGAACTGCTCAACGCCTAG
- the recA gene encoding recombinase RecA — protein MAKKPAQNPEDLRRDALNTALSSIERKYGQGSVMRLDDSAHVSIPVIPSGSIGLDLALGVGGIPRGRVTEIFGPESSGKTTLALHIIAECQKQGGTAAFIDAEHALDPSYAKRLGVNTEELLISQPDYGEQALDVADMLVRSGAVDVIVVDSVAALIPQSELEGNMGETQVGSQARLMSHAMRKLTGTIHKSRASVIFINQIRMKIGTMGYGNPETTTGGNALKFYCSIRIDVRRIQSLKDKEEVYGNRVRAKIVKNKVAPPFREANFDILYGQGISRLGELIDLGVENNIIDKSGAWYAFGSERLGQGKENVRLLLQENEALAKQIEDKLLTHFGVKEPIAEEAIAE, from the coding sequence ATGGCAAAAAAACCCGCTCAGAATCCCGAAGACCTGCGCCGCGACGCGCTGAATACCGCACTCAGCTCCATTGAACGCAAATACGGACAAGGCTCGGTCATGCGCCTTGACGACAGCGCGCATGTCAGCATCCCCGTCATCCCGTCAGGTTCCATCGGACTGGACCTTGCCCTGGGCGTCGGCGGCATTCCGCGCGGCCGTGTTACGGAGATCTTCGGCCCTGAATCTTCCGGTAAGACAACCCTTGCCTTGCACATCATTGCCGAATGCCAAAAGCAGGGTGGCACCGCAGCCTTCATCGACGCAGAACACGCCCTTGACCCTTCCTATGCCAAGCGTCTCGGCGTCAACACCGAAGAGCTGCTCATCTCGCAGCCCGACTACGGCGAACAGGCTCTGGACGTGGCCGACATGCTCGTCCGTTCAGGCGCCGTTGACGTCATTGTCGTGGACTCCGTAGCCGCACTGATTCCCCAGTCGGAACTGGAAGGCAACATGGGTGAAACGCAGGTAGGCAGTCAGGCGCGCCTCATGTCGCACGCCATGCGTAAGCTCACCGGCACCATCCACAAGTCCCGCGCCAGCGTTATCTTCATCAACCAGATCCGCATGAAGATCGGCACGATGGGTTACGGCAACCCCGAAACCACCACCGGTGGTAACGCGCTCAAGTTCTACTGCTCCATCCGCATAGACGTACGCCGCATCCAGTCCCTGAAGGACAAGGAAGAGGTATACGGCAACCGCGTGCGCGCCAAGATCGTGAAAAACAAGGTGGCACCGCCTTTCCGCGAAGCCAACTTCGACATCCTGTACGGTCAGGGCATCTCACGGCTGGGCGAACTGATCGACCTTGGTGTTGAAAACAACATCATCGACAAGAGCGGCGCGTGGTACGCCTTCGGGTCCGAACGTCTGGGTCAGGGCAAGGAAAACGTTCGCCTGCTGCTGCAGGAGAATGAAGCGCTTGCCAAACAGATTGAAGACAAGCTACTCACCCACTTCGGCGTGAAGGAACCGATCGCCGAAGAAGCAATTGCCGAATAG
- a CDS encoding substrate-binding periplasmic protein: MRKLIVACVLLLVTSIGVQASEEAASLRFVTQDFPPFSYAENGKAAGPFKDIADAVCKEAGLECPVVVLPWGRAQDLVRKGGADVLFPIGWNKDRGEWLRPSSAVVRTEYGFFANAGSGYTYAAEEDLMGRKIGVYGPSNTSHLLHTLWKRLKWFTIDMRPDSESGFFKLGKRRVDLVFSNVDVGKAIIRQNGIQDVVYAGTYQSVEYVFGFTLVDSKQEYINKFLVAFETLKKRGVVSKVLLGYGLHPAP, from the coding sequence ATGCGTAAGCTGATTGTGGCGTGCGTCTTGCTGCTAGTGACGAGCATCGGCGTGCAGGCTTCGGAAGAGGCGGCATCGTTGCGCTTTGTCACACAGGATTTCCCGCCCTTCAGCTATGCGGAAAACGGTAAGGCGGCTGGCCCTTTCAAGGATATAGCGGACGCCGTGTGCAAGGAAGCCGGACTGGAATGCCCTGTTGTCGTGCTGCCGTGGGGCAGGGCACAGGATCTTGTGAGAAAGGGGGGGGCTGATGTCCTGTTTCCCATAGGCTGGAACAAGGACAGGGGGGAATGGCTGCGTCCTTCTTCGGCTGTCGTCCGGACGGAATACGGCTTCTTTGCCAACGCGGGATCAGGGTACACCTACGCTGCCGAGGAGGATCTGATGGGCCGGAAAATCGGCGTGTATGGTCCTTCCAACACCTCGCATCTCCTGCATACTTTATGGAAGCGCTTGAAGTGGTTTACAATAGATATGCGGCCGGACAGCGAATCGGGCTTTTTCAAGCTTGGCAAACGTCGAGTCGACCTCGTATTTTCCAATGTTGATGTAGGCAAGGCAATTATTCGTCAAAACGGCATTCAGGACGTTGTTTACGCAGGAACCTACCAATCGGTTGAATATGTCTTTGGCTTCACGCTTGTCGATTCGAAGCAGGAATATATAAATAAGTTCCTTGTCGCCTTCGAGACGCTCAAGAAGCGGGGGGTGGTGAGCAAGGTTCTCCTGGGCTATGGCTTGCATCCGGCTCCCTGA
- a CDS encoding tRNA(5-methylaminomethyl-2-thiouridylate) methyltransferase yields the protein MHSDTNNTTADSRYDAVALLSGGLDSILAVKVIQDQGLRVKCLHFVAPFFGKPHKRKHWEALYGIDIENVDISEEYVRLLTERPVYGFGKVLNPCVDCKILMMRKASELMHHYGAKFIISGEVLGQRPMSQRQDTLNVIRRDAEVKEVLLRPLCAKHLDPTEVELSGLVDRERLLGIKGRGRSEQLALAKHYGFAEIPTPGGGCKLAEKENARRYWPILKFSPKPSVRDFKLSNIGRQYWAEDRWMIVGRNHMDNSALLKVCGDADLVFRLRGFPGPIAVGRQFDGKPWTQDEIADAAALAASFSPKAVQSGKPVMVRVVAAANLRRLAEQGGEHAPVEGEVVFTVEPKRVTDKGWSESDWPTVREEIRADMRDKRA from the coding sequence ATGCATTCGGATACCAACAACACCACAGCTGACTCCCGCTACGATGCGGTCGCCCTGCTTTCCGGCGGGCTGGACTCCATTTTGGCGGTCAAGGTCATTCAGGATCAGGGCTTGCGGGTCAAGTGCCTGCACTTTGTTGCGCCTTTTTTCGGCAAGCCTCATAAGCGCAAGCATTGGGAAGCCCTGTACGGCATAGATATCGAGAACGTCGATATCTCCGAAGAGTATGTCCGCCTGCTGACCGAGCGCCCTGTGTACGGGTTCGGAAAGGTGCTCAACCCTTGCGTTGACTGCAAGATTCTCATGATGCGTAAGGCCAGTGAGCTTATGCATCACTATGGCGCAAAGTTCATCATTTCCGGAGAAGTGCTGGGGCAGCGTCCCATGTCGCAACGTCAGGATACCCTGAACGTCATTCGTCGCGATGCGGAAGTGAAGGAAGTGCTCCTGCGTCCTTTGTGTGCCAAGCATCTTGATCCTACCGAGGTGGAGCTGAGCGGCCTTGTGGACCGCGAGCGCCTGCTCGGCATTAAGGGCAGGGGACGTTCTGAACAGCTGGCGCTGGCCAAACATTACGGTTTTGCAGAGATCCCCACTCCCGGTGGCGGCTGCAAGCTGGCTGAGAAGGAGAATGCCCGCCGGTATTGGCCCATTCTCAAGTTCTCGCCAAAGCCTTCCGTTCGCGACTTCAAGCTCTCCAATATCGGCCGCCAGTACTGGGCGGAAGATCGCTGGATGATTGTCGGTCGCAACCATATGGATAATTCGGCACTGCTCAAAGTTTGCGGGGATGCAGATCTTGTTTTCCGTTTGCGCGGGTTCCCCGGCCCCATTGCCGTGGGACGTCAGTTTGACGGAAAGCCGTGGACGCAGGATGAGATCGCCGATGCCGCTGCGCTTGCAGCATCGTTTTCTCCCAAGGCCGTACAGTCAGGCAAGCCTGTCATGGTGCGTGTTGTCGCTGCGGCCAATCTGCGCAGGCTGGCTGAACAGGGTGGCGAGCATGCTCCCGTGGAAGGTGAAGTGGTGTTTACGGTTGAGCCGAAGCGTGTGACCGACAAGGGCTGGAGCGAATCTGACTGGCCCACTGTGCGTGAGGAAATACGGGCCGACATGCGTGACAAACGCGCGTGA